From a single Pseudopipra pipra isolate bDixPip1 chromosome 15, bDixPip1.hap1, whole genome shotgun sequence genomic region:
- the IL12B gene encoding interleukin-12 subunit beta — protein sequence MPHLLCALLSLFSFGALLEAVQWKLQENVYVIESEWNAETPATRVELTCNSPNEAVYWKKDSEWKGKGKTLIAEVKEFPDAGNYTCLAENTHEILSYNFFLISKIDSNGQMIRSILKSFKEPKRTFLKCEAKNYSGIFMCSWMTENENPNVKFTIKSLKGPQGDVTCSSPVAHTDGSVTRYTSQCRKENYCPFAEEHQPTDMFLEVIDEVEYENYTSSFFIRDIIKPDPPQCQYVATNGMVTWEYPKTWSTPKSYFPLTFKVKVKSAKKRKTQVVYVTDEQSFHLPNTGPKDEISVQARDRYYHSSWSDWSSLCR from the exons atgCCTCACCTGCTCTGTGCCTTACTTTCACTGTTTTCCTTTGGTGCCCTACTGGAAGCTGTGCAGTGGAAACTTCAGGAAAATG TGTATGTCATAGAATCTGAGTGGAATGCTGAGACACCAGCTACGAGAGTGGAGCTCACCTGTAACTCACCCAATGAAGCAGTTTACTGGAAAAAGGACTctgaatggaaaggaaaaggaaagactCTGATTGCTGAAGTGAAGGAGTTCCCAGATGCTGGAAACTACACCTGTCTGGCAGAGAATACCCATGAAATCCTCAGCtataatttcttcctcataaGCAAAATTGACTCCAATGGGCAGATGATAAGGTCGATTCTGAAAAGCTTTAAAG AGCCAAAGCGGACGTTTTTAAAATGTGAGGCAAAGAACTACTCTGGAATTTTCATGTGTTCATGGATGACAGAAAATGAGAATCCAAATGTGAAGTTCACCATCAAAAGTCTAAAAGG CCCTCAGGGAGATGTGAcctgcagcagccctgtggCTCACACCGATGGATCAGTGACCAGATACACGTCCCAGTGCCGCAAAGAAAACTACTGTCCCTTTGCTGAAGAGCACCAGCCCACTGACATGTTCCTGGAGGTCATCGATGAGGTGGAATATGAGAACTACACCAGCAGCTTCTTCATCAGAGATATCA TAAAACCTGACCCACCCCAATGTCAGTATGTGGCCACAAATGGAATGGTGACCTGGGAATATCCCAAAACATGGAGCACCCCAAAGTCCTACTTCCCTTTGACTTTTAAGGTCAAAGTTAAAAGTGCGAAGAAACGCAAAACCCAG GTCGTCTATGTTACTGATGAACAGTCATTCCACCTTCCAAACACTGGGCCAAAGGATGAGATTTCCGTGCAGGCCAGGGATCGTTATTACCACTCATCCTGGAGTGACTGGTCTTCACTCTGCAGGTAA